The sequence below is a genomic window from Synechococcus sp. PCC 7335.
TATTGGTGAGTTCGCCAAGCGGTTAATTCTGTTTTAGGTAGAAGGGCGACGTCGAGCTGCTGTGTACTGATCAAACTGGCCAGCCGCAGTGGATTACGAGCGCGGGTCACCATAGCTCTAGACTCAGGAATCTCCTCGGCAAGAGTGTGAGCGATCGCCTGTCCAAGATTATAGGCTACGGTGTCGTCTCGATTGACCACAATAAACAGGTGCAGCTTTCGATACACTTTCCACTGGGGAAAGGGGGTATGGCCCAGCGGGAATAATGCGATCGCACCCATACCCTTCAAATAATCACGACGCTTCACCGAACGGCTACCTCTGTATTACTCTGGAAATTGTTCTGAGAACCATTCTGGGAGACAGTTGACTCAGGAAAGATAGTCAACGGAATGATTGCAGACACCAGGTAATTAGGAACGTCTACGAGCTGCCCAATCCGTAAGTCTGCTGCCACGCTAGCTACCACATAGGCTTGCTCACGAGTCAGTCCATGGTTTTCTACAAGATAATCCACCATATCGATCAGCGCATTTCGTGCGGCCAATGTCAGATCTTCTGATAGGTTACTCAAAGGCTCTAGCACCTCACTGTTCAGATAGGTATGATAAGGCGGAATTTCACCCGCTTTCTTAATCGGAATCCCTGTCGTTGCATAAAACTTCTCGGGTGCCAACGCCTTTAGCTGGTCACCACCTTCAAACTGGGGAGATTTGACTTGCGCGCCCAGCCCTTCACGAATCTCGGTCGACACGGTGACTGTTGCACCCATCTCAATAGCAGTCCCCGAGACTTCTCCGTCGCCTTGGGCATAGTGTACATCCCCAGCAAATAGCCCACAGCCATCAACAAAGCAGGGAAACAGAATCGTCGTTCCTACCTGCATTTGCTTCACGTCCATATTTCCGCCATTTTCACGCGGGGGAATCGTCCGAATACAGCGATCTTTGTCAGCTCCTTCGGGGCCACAGAGATCAGCGGGCAAAGCCCCAGTCGGAAGCGGCGTTAACGAAATCCCACCCACTTCTGCGAGTTCAGCCTCGCGGGTTAGGAAGGTTGCTAACTCAGGATCGCCAGGCAGTACCCCCATTGACCCAGAGAAAGGGGCAAACGGAATCTCTACTTGAGGGATCTCTTCTGAGACCGCAACGCTGCGATCAAGGCTCCAGTTTGCAATGTATGGATCGGGAAACAAATCACGCAGAAACCCGAATCCAGGCGCAATCACCGTATAGCCATAGGGGTCGGGCTCGATGTCTTCGAGCGTCACCGCGAGCACATCCCCTCGCTTAGCGCCTTCAATATAGACTGGTCCGGTCATGGGATGCACTAACGACAAATCAGCGGCAACCACATCTTCTGGCGTGGACGCTAGGTTAAATGCTCCGTCAAAGGCATCACGGGTGCCCAATACAATCGGTTGGCCCGGCTGAGCAGTAGCCGCAGGCGGAATATCGGGATGGAAGCGGTTGAAACATGCTGGAT
It includes:
- a CDS encoding acetamidase/formamidase family protein, whose amino-acid sequence is MTKNWKLPWLGFALALLVVFVGATAVRSQIPQPLVIERTGEFCVDDPACFNRFHPDIPPAATAQPGQPIVLGTRDAFDGAFNLASTPEDVVAADLSLVHPMTGPVYIEGAKRGDVLAVTLEDIEPDPYGYTVIAPGFGFLRDLFPDPYIANWSLDRSVAVSEEIPQVEIPFAPFSGSMGVLPGDPELATFLTREAELAEVGGISLTPLPTGALPADLCGPEGADKDRCIRTIPPRENGGNMDVKQMQVGTTILFPCFVDGCGLFAGDVHYAQGDGEVSGTAIEMGATVTVSTEIREGLGAQVKSPQFEGGDQLKALAPEKFYATTGIPIKKAGEIPPYHTYLNSEVLEPLSNLSEDLTLAARNALIDMVDYLVENHGLTREQAYVVASVAADLRIGQLVDVPNYLVSAIIPLTIFPESTVSQNGSQNNFQSNTEVAVR